In Natronomonas halophila, one DNA window encodes the following:
- the lonB gene encoding ATP-dependent protease LonB: protein MSNDKDADADADERRTPTEEPDEKAPRDPPEEPPTPAREGANEQLDDDEELLDGSDLGSDVEVEGDVEIDEEKEDNLLGGLQIDSSEDISVPDRLVDQVIGQDHARDIVLKAAKQRRHVMMIGSPGTGKSMLAKAMSQLLPKEELQDVLVYHNPDDGNEPKVRTVPAGKGDQIVDAHKEEARKRNQMRSFLMWIIIAVVFGYAILIAQQLLLGIIAAGIIYLAFKYMSRGSDAMVPNLLVNNADQQVAPFEDATGAHAGALLGDVRHDPFQSGGMETPSHDRVEAGAIHKANKGVLFIDEMNTLDIRSQQKLMTAIQEGEFSITGQSERSSGAMVQTEPVPTDFVMVAAGNLDAMENMHPALRSRIKGYGYEVYMDDTIEDTPEMRRKYARFVAQEVDNDGRLPAFTDEAIEEVILEARRRAGRKGHLTLEFRDVGGLVRVAGDIARAEDKELTEREDVLQAKARSRSIEQQLADDYIERRKDYELTVSEGDVVGRVNGLAVMGEDSGIVLPVMAEVAPSQGPGEVIATGQLKEMAQEAVSNVSAIIKKFSDENISEKDIHIQFVQTGEGGVDGDSASITVATAVISALEDIPVRQDLAMTGSLSVRGDVLPVGGVTHKIEAAAKAGLDTVIIPKANEQDVMIEDEYKDEIEIIPVSHISEVLDVALAGEPEKDSLIDRLKNITGSALEQREVGGTSPSPQ, encoded by the coding sequence ATGAGCAACGACAAAGACGCAGACGCCGACGCCGACGAGCGTCGGACCCCGACTGAGGAGCCGGACGAAAAGGCGCCTCGGGACCCCCCCGAGGAGCCTCCGACGCCGGCTCGAGAGGGCGCCAATGAGCAGCTCGACGACGACGAGGAGTTGCTCGACGGCTCCGACCTCGGCAGCGACGTCGAGGTCGAGGGCGACGTCGAAATCGACGAAGAGAAGGAGGACAACCTTCTCGGCGGCCTCCAGATAGATTCGAGCGAGGACATTTCGGTCCCTGACCGACTCGTCGACCAGGTCATCGGGCAGGACCACGCTCGCGATATCGTCCTGAAGGCGGCCAAACAGCGCCGCCACGTGATGATGATCGGCTCCCCGGGTACCGGGAAGTCGATGCTCGCGAAGGCGATGAGCCAGCTCCTCCCCAAGGAGGAACTGCAGGACGTGCTGGTCTACCACAACCCGGACGACGGCAACGAGCCGAAGGTCCGTACCGTCCCCGCAGGCAAGGGCGACCAGATCGTCGACGCCCACAAGGAGGAAGCCCGCAAGCGCAACCAGATGCGGTCGTTCCTGATGTGGATCATCATCGCCGTCGTCTTCGGCTACGCCATCCTCATCGCCCAGCAACTCCTGCTGGGCATCATCGCCGCGGGTATCATCTACCTCGCGTTCAAGTACATGAGCCGCGGCAGCGACGCGATGGTTCCGAACCTGCTCGTCAACAACGCCGACCAGCAGGTCGCGCCGTTCGAGGACGCGACCGGCGCCCACGCCGGCGCCCTGCTCGGCGACGTCCGCCACGACCCCTTCCAGTCCGGCGGCATGGAGACGCCCAGCCACGACCGCGTCGAGGCTGGCGCCATCCACAAAGCCAACAAGGGCGTGCTGTTCATCGACGAGATGAACACCCTCGACATCCGTTCTCAGCAGAAGCTGATGACGGCGATTCAGGAGGGCGAGTTCTCGATTACGGGCCAGTCCGAGCGCTCCTCGGGTGCGATGGTCCAGACCGAACCCGTCCCGACCGACTTCGTCATGGTCGCCGCCGGGAACCTCGACGCGATGGAGAACATGCACCCCGCGCTCCGGAGCCGTATCAAGGGCTACGGGTACGAGGTGTACATGGACGACACCATCGAGGACACTCCGGAAATGCGCCGCAAGTACGCCCGCTTCGTCGCCCAGGAGGTCGACAACGACGGTCGTCTCCCGGCCTTTACCGACGAAGCCATCGAGGAAGTCATCCTCGAAGCCCGCCGCCGTGCGGGCCGCAAGGGCCACCTCACGCTGGAGTTCCGTGACGTCGGTGGCCTCGTCCGCGTCGCTGGCGACATCGCCCGCGCCGAGGACAAGGAGCTCACCGAACGCGAGGACGTCCTGCAGGCGAAAGCGCGCTCGCGGTCCATCGAACAGCAGCTGGCCGACGACTACATCGAGCGCCGGAAGGACTACGAACTCACCGTCAGCGAGGGCGACGTGGTCGGCCGCGTCAACGGCCTCGCGGTGATGGGCGAGGACTCCGGTATCGTCCTGCCCGTCATGGCGGAGGTCGCCCCTTCACAGGGGCCCGGCGAGGTCATCGCCACCGGCCAACTGAAGGAGATGGCTCAGGAGGCCGTCTCGAACGTCTCGGCGATCATCAAGAAGTTCAGCGACGAGAACATCTCCGAGAAGGACATCCACATCCAGTTCGTCCAGACCGGCGAGGGCGGCGTCGACGGCGACTCTGCCTCGATTACGGTCGCCACCGCCGTCATCTCGGCGCTGGAGGACATCCCCGTCCGTCAGGACCTCGCGATGACCGGTTCGCTGTCGGTCCGCGGTGACGTCCTGCCGGTCGGCGGCGTCACGCACAAAATCGAGGCCGCCGCGAAGGCCGGCCTCGATACGGTCATCATCC
- a CDS encoding nicotinamide-nucleotide adenylyltransferase, translating to MTRGFYIGRFQPFHEGHHAMVERIGEEVDELVVGIGSADQSHTVRNPFTAGERIMMITKTLADLDIITYAVPIEDLNRNSVWVSHVQSMSPRFEVAFSNNPLVVRLFEEAGIEVRQSPMYRREEFEGTEVRERIAADGDWESLVPDAVVEVIDEIDGVERIQQITASDANGNGDPADE from the coding sequence ATGACCCGGGGGTTCTACATCGGCCGCTTTCAGCCGTTCCACGAAGGTCACCACGCCATGGTCGAACGCATCGGCGAGGAGGTCGACGAACTCGTCGTCGGTATCGGGAGCGCCGACCAGTCCCACACCGTCCGTAACCCGTTTACCGCGGGCGAGCGCATTATGATGATTACCAAGACGCTTGCGGACCTCGACATCATCACCTACGCCGTCCCCATCGAGGATCTCAACCGCAACTCGGTGTGGGTCAGCCACGTCCAGTCGATGAGTCCGCGCTTCGAGGTAGCGTTCTCGAACAACCCGCTCGTGGTTCGCCTCTTCGAGGAGGCCGGCATCGAGGTCCGGCAATCCCCGATGTATCGCCGCGAGGAGTTCGAAGGCACCGAGGTTCGCGAGCGCATCGCCGCCGACGGCGACTGGGAGTCGCTCGTTCCGGACGCCGTCGTCGAGGTTATCGACGAGATCGACGGCGTCGAACGCATCCAGCAGATAACCGCCAGCGACGCCAACGGCAACGGCGACCCCGCCGACGAATAG